Proteins from one Spirochaetota bacterium genomic window:
- a CDS encoding penicillin-binding protein, giving the protein MKKWYMIIKKFLSRHLWIVDNYWLRISTLRQAVLRAIFYYSRVIEREDSGRKVSAVNEFLDSFLADPGRDRFFNAPEEAVQKDPFGTFRHQTRDAEEGGDADAPGSGLTPSRLFREGLREHLMGMSIRDEERLFRLEDLIDLEKEMLADRKKSGHLHRVLTREGRERFYSFFGPGKESAELPESYVKFFFPAFDPAEFVRNGAAFILGRKRLFKPEETRAVIDFLTARLRLRDRRKVLERAAPFLKKAICIAFLVFYAAMFLIDFAMVAYGVWKNEYQYTFQNFSQVIYTSDTPFARRAERIHRRNLGAHFSDFTFPGSTPSKGNEYRIKNGSQMAVELNYGFYRSLRLQDQNGLTVVAVDHAKMRKLARSDPQRYRKLMDLVVDKQWWESLFVFIGDISGDRFDLFDYAGIPRERICDDITRSIKESVDPLAMIGAINGTFDCIHVLYHKANSMKWAPIGEIPRVMIEGVILREDRRFRNTLFPVPHRGNDNLVIIPQISKKVLRKVCGGTRGFAARYGFSWLERKAKKFEDTIIASFKEESRGGSSISNQVMEMLYTKYVTNISDGASFTDRQIEQKKHELPASATVDWFWTRNDILEAYVNEVYGGHLYSDIRGFKSQAEMYFTRGLNDLNLREQVMLVAAIKKPSRIKEYAAWLKAEELNNLIESRNVSRKAVTQWEEDNAPYKVDRSNYREILETKLKAKKWIETRMKSILRLLRKNGTISAVEETAARDRQKVTFRFAQGIVSADNRLVNNIKRELDRELGTDRSDSGLVVVTTVNMTVQKKLQALVDRKTRWISVDSDTQVEGQPGNVLLEGGARIIHAHTGARSGQPRIINRIIADVGGSSREEDEWDWVSLANRSLGSSLKPILDLYFILFGYNLQDMFKNSMVTYNTYSLEQQRIFQNFIHKFPKKTREIEGIEKYWSWSPRNFTEYTNDWVTVEDALVHSINGIHVQIQELVTPSIFARLLNETMNITEPEGRHQPYRSIILGGSSGDQRYDRYLLAYSMFPNLGVVKKHTFIDTMRLPDGGVMRPSYRPLKISLLERFGAERVRAACVLIDLALRETVRRGTMAGMEGIGAGKTGTSNELRDVMATAHFIAGDSTYIAGVRLGNRKNYSIGRAADRIAVPMLYEIVTGAFDRGTIMRGEDYDDYLRALAGSSREIVRVQDRYYLKGHNHKQRRLEVARTQEEIRGGHLATADALYDDREYEEAAKSYEVFLSLADSFNARHPAFDKMVHCYIELGNLKRAAQLVERFSLPGRIWRTANSFERKYDVTLKVDEEFYSGDNEYENRKHEKNKNKKKRKHVEEEEDVEIPVEIKKEPTRPREENHNEPHDVPREKKPDADPVPQEKKPDPAVRPEDAPGN; this is encoded by the coding sequence ATGAAAAAATGGTATATGATAATAAAAAAGTTTCTCAGCCGCCATCTATGGATCGTCGATAACTACTGGCTCCGGATATCGACCCTCCGCCAGGCGGTGTTGAGGGCCATTTTTTACTATTCCCGCGTCATTGAAAGGGAAGATTCCGGCCGCAAGGTCAGCGCTGTCAATGAATTCCTCGATTCATTTTTAGCGGATCCGGGACGGGATCGCTTTTTCAACGCACCCGAAGAGGCAGTGCAAAAAGATCCCTTCGGCACCTTCAGGCACCAAACCAGGGATGCGGAGGAGGGAGGTGACGCGGACGCCCCCGGCAGCGGACTCACCCCTTCTCGGCTGTTTCGCGAAGGGCTCCGCGAACATCTCATGGGCATGTCCATCCGGGACGAGGAGCGTTTGTTCCGCCTGGAGGACCTGATCGACCTCGAAAAGGAGATGCTCGCCGATCGGAAAAAGTCCGGCCATCTCCACCGGGTCCTCACCAGGGAGGGGCGCGAGCGCTTTTATTCGTTTTTCGGACCGGGAAAAGAGAGCGCGGAGCTTCCCGAGTCATACGTGAAGTTCTTTTTCCCCGCCTTTGATCCCGCAGAATTTGTTCGGAATGGAGCGGCCTTTATCCTGGGCAGAAAAAGGCTTTTCAAGCCTGAAGAAACACGCGCGGTCATCGATTTTTTAACCGCCCGTCTGCGCCTTCGTGACCGGCGCAAAGTACTGGAGCGGGCCGCGCCATTTCTTAAAAAGGCGATATGTATCGCTTTCCTCGTGTTCTACGCGGCCATGTTCCTTATTGACTTCGCGATGGTGGCCTACGGGGTATGGAAAAATGAATACCAATACACATTTCAGAACTTTTCACAGGTCATCTATACCTCCGATACGCCCTTTGCGCGAAGGGCGGAGCGGATCCACCGGAGGAACCTTGGCGCCCATTTTAGCGATTTCACCTTTCCCGGTTCGACGCCGTCGAAGGGGAATGAATACCGCATAAAAAACGGATCGCAGATGGCCGTGGAGCTCAATTACGGGTTCTACCGGTCTCTCCGCCTCCAGGACCAGAACGGCCTCACGGTCGTCGCGGTGGACCACGCGAAAATGCGGAAGCTGGCCCGGTCCGATCCGCAGCGCTACCGGAAGCTCATGGACCTTGTTGTCGATAAACAGTGGTGGGAATCGCTCTTTGTGTTTATCGGCGATATTTCGGGGGACCGTTTCGACCTGTTCGATTATGCCGGCATCCCCCGGGAAAGGATCTGCGACGATATCACGAGGAGTATCAAGGAAAGCGTGGACCCCCTCGCGATGATCGGTGCGATAAACGGGACGTTCGACTGCATACACGTTCTCTACCACAAGGCCAATTCCATGAAATGGGCCCCCATCGGCGAGATCCCCCGCGTGATGATAGAGGGTGTCATCCTCCGTGAGGATCGCAGGTTCCGGAACACCTTGTTCCCCGTGCCGCACCGCGGCAATGACAACCTTGTCATCATCCCCCAGATATCAAAAAAGGTGCTCCGCAAGGTCTGCGGCGGGACCCGCGGCTTCGCCGCGCGTTATGGATTTTCCTGGCTTGAACGGAAGGCGAAGAAATTCGAGGATACCATCATCGCCTCATTTAAAGAAGAAAGCCGCGGCGGCAGCTCCATTTCGAACCAGGTCATGGAAATGCTCTATACGAAATATGTCACGAATATTTCAGACGGGGCAAGCTTCACCGATCGGCAGATAGAGCAGAAAAAGCATGAGCTTCCCGCGTCGGCGACCGTCGACTGGTTCTGGACGCGTAACGACATCCTCGAGGCCTATGTCAACGAGGTGTATGGCGGCCATCTCTACTCCGACATCAGGGGCTTCAAGTCGCAGGCGGAGATGTATTTCACGAGGGGCCTCAATGACCTTAATTTACGGGAACAGGTGATGCTGGTCGCGGCGATCAAGAAGCCGTCCAGGATCAAGGAATATGCCGCGTGGCTCAAGGCGGAGGAGCTGAATAATCTGATCGAGTCCCGGAATGTTTCACGGAAGGCGGTCACGCAGTGGGAGGAGGACAACGCTCCCTACAAGGTCGACCGGAGCAACTACCGGGAGATCCTTGAAACGAAGCTCAAGGCGAAAAAATGGATCGAAACGCGCATGAAAAGCATTCTGAGGCTCCTGCGCAAGAACGGGACCATCAGCGCCGTTGAGGAGACGGCCGCGAGGGATCGGCAGAAGGTGACGTTCCGTTTCGCCCAGGGTATTGTTTCGGCCGATAACCGCCTCGTGAACAACATCAAGCGGGAGCTTGACCGGGAGCTGGGGACCGATCGGTCGGATTCGGGCCTGGTGGTGGTGACGACAGTCAACATGACCGTGCAGAAAAAGCTGCAGGCCCTGGTCGACCGTAAAACACGGTGGATATCGGTGGATTCCGACACCCAGGTTGAGGGACAGCCGGGAAATGTGCTCCTTGAAGGAGGGGCCCGCATCATTCACGCCCATACCGGGGCCCGTTCCGGTCAGCCGCGCATAATAAACAGGATCATTGCCGACGTCGGCGGGTCCAGCCGCGAGGAGGACGAATGGGACTGGGTCTCCCTGGCCAACCGCTCCCTCGGTTCAAGCCTGAAGCCGATCCTCGACCTCTACTTCATTCTCTTCGGGTATAACCTCCAGGACATGTTCAAGAACAGCATGGTCACCTACAACACTTATTCCCTGGAGCAGCAGAGGATATTCCAGAACTTTATCCATAAATTCCCCAAAAAGACCAGGGAGATCGAGGGGATCGAGAAGTACTGGTCCTGGTCGCCGAGGAACTTCACCGAATACACCAATGACTGGGTGACGGTGGAGGACGCCCTGGTGCATTCGATAAACGGCATTCACGTGCAGATACAGGAACTGGTGACGCCGTCGATTTTCGCGCGCCTCCTCAATGAGACCATGAATATAACGGAGCCAGAGGGGAGGCACCAGCCCTATCGGTCGATCATACTGGGCGGCTCGAGCGGCGACCAGCGATATGACCGGTATCTGCTGGCGTATTCGATGTTCCCGAACCTGGGCGTGGTGAAAAAGCACACCTTCATCGATACGATGCGGCTCCCCGACGGCGGTGTCATGAGGCCGTCTTACCGGCCGCTGAAGATTTCCCTCCTGGAGCGGTTCGGCGCTGAGCGCGTCAGGGCGGCGTGCGTGCTTATTGACCTGGCGCTGCGGGAGACCGTCAGGCGGGGCACCATGGCCGGGATGGAAGGTATCGGCGCGGGCAAGACGGGAACCTCCAACGAGCTGCGCGACGTCATGGCCACGGCGCATTTCATCGCCGGCGACAGCACCTATATCGCCGGCGTCAGGCTGGGCAACCGCAAAAATTATTCAATCGGCCGGGCCGCCGACCGTATTGCCGTGCCCATGCTTTACGAGATCGTGACCGGCGCCTTTGATCGGGGGACTATCATGCGGGGCGAGGACTACGACGACTATCTGCGCGCCCTGGCCGGGTCATCGCGGGAGATCGTGCGCGTTCAGGACCGGTATTACCTGAAGGGACACAACCACAAGCAGCGCCGCCTTGAAGTGGCCAGGACCCAGGAAGAGATACGGGGAGGGCACCTGGCCACGGCTGATGCCTTGTATGATGACAGGGAGTATGAAGAGGCGGCGAAATCATACGAGGTCTTTCTCTCGCTGGCCGATAGTTTCAATGCGCGCCATCCCGCCTTTGATAAAATGGTTCACTGCTACATCGAGCTGGGGAACCTGAAACGGGCGGCGCAGCTTGTCGAGCGGTTCTCGCTACCCGGCAGGATATGGAGAACGGCCAATTCCTTCGAGCGGAAATATGACGTCACCCTCAAGGTTGACGAGGAATTCTACAGCGGTGACAACGAATATGAAAATAGAAAGCATGAAAAGAATAAAAATAAAAAGAAACGCAAGCACGTGGAAGAGGAAGAGGATGTGGAAATTCCCGTTGAAATAAAGAAAGAACCGACCCGCCCCCGGGAAGAGAACCATAACGAGCCTCACGATGTTCCCCGGGAGAAGAAGCCTGATGCCGATCCCGTTCCCCAGGAGAAGAAGCCTGATCCAGCCGTCAGGCCAGAGGATGCTCCCGGCAACTAA
- a CDS encoding SH3 domain-containing protein — protein sequence MIDIGLRDVPTDKKGDFKWTKGVNRGQVVKILEEQKDGEWMKVQLPDGVTEGWIQKFYVHKGKKQIIEFTDSTKLFDQPDADSKAKMNLTAGTRAIVLKQKDKWYNVSVKYGFDGWVKAGTFKEGSDAKGQARVEIYIGGVGKSFVEASTTLAESGGYTYTVNNLFDKNPGTTWQVGDGGVGEWVEITFPQPENISVAMINGFAKLDKKFAQYGADGDLYVLNNRVKSMKVEYWDANDTKQGSTVNFEDEIRDYQDAGVYQNVTRIRFIVDSVYKGQKWNDTALAEIKIDKQ from the coding sequence TTGATCGATATCGGTCTGCGCGATGTCCCCACCGATAAAAAGGGTGATTTTAAGTGGACAAAAGGCGTAAATCGCGGCCAGGTCGTTAAGATTCTGGAAGAGCAGAAAGACGGCGAGTGGATGAAGGTGCAGCTGCCTGACGGCGTGACAGAGGGATGGATTCAGAAGTTCTATGTCCATAAAGGCAAGAAGCAGATCATAGAGTTCACCGATTCGACCAAGCTTTTTGATCAACCCGACGCCGACTCGAAGGCGAAGATGAACCTGACCGCCGGGACCCGGGCCATCGTGCTCAAGCAGAAGGACAAGTGGTACAATGTCAGCGTCAAATACGGCTTTGACGGATGGGTCAAGGCCGGTACGTTCAAGGAAGGCTCGGACGCCAAGGGCCAGGCCCGCGTCGAGATCTATATCGGCGGCGTCGGCAAGTCCTTTGTCGAAGCCTCAACCACGCTGGCCGAGAGCGGCGGTTACACCTACACGGTGAACAATCTCTTTGATAAGAATCCCGGCACCACCTGGCAGGTGGGGGACGGCGGGGTCGGCGAATGGGTCGAGATCACCTTCCCGCAGCCTGAGAATATCAGTGTCGCCATGATAAACGGTTTCGCCAAGCTTGATAAGAAATTCGCCCAGTACGGCGCTGACGGCGACCTGTACGTGCTCAACAACCGCGTTAAAAGCATGAAAGTCGAATACTGGGACGCCAATGACACCAAGCAGGGTTCAACCGTTAATTTCGAGGATGAGATCCGCGACTACCAGGATGCCGGCGTGTACCAGAACGTGACCCGTATCCGGTTTATCGTTGATAGCGTGTATAAAGGCCAGAAATGGAATGATACGGCCCTGGCTGAAATAAAGATCGATAAGCAGTAA